The Vibrio chagasii genome includes a region encoding these proteins:
- a CDS encoding carbohydrate ABC transporter permease — protein sequence MMNNINFARMFIYSALLFFCLVYLMPLFVMVLTSFKTLPDIKAGNLMSLPKEWVFDAWYKAWDSACTGVKCEGVKGYFWNSFQMVIPAVAISTLLGAFNGYVVTKWQFRGSNLFFSLLLFGCFIPFQVVLLPMATVLGKMGLANTTVGLVLVHVIYGMAFTTLFFRNFYISIPDELIKAAKLDGAGFFTIFFKILLPISTPIIMVTVIWQFTAIWNDFLFGVVYSGSETQPITVALNNLVNTSTGVKEYNVDMAAAIIAALPTLLVYVFAGKYFVRGLTAGSVKG from the coding sequence ATGATGAATAACATCAACTTCGCTCGAATGTTTATCTATTCGGCGCTGCTTTTTTTCTGCTTGGTTTACCTAATGCCGCTGTTCGTCATGGTACTGACCTCATTCAAAACCTTGCCAGACATTAAGGCGGGTAACTTGATGAGTTTACCCAAAGAGTGGGTGTTCGATGCTTGGTACAAAGCATGGGACAGCGCGTGTACTGGCGTGAAGTGCGAAGGGGTAAAAGGCTACTTCTGGAACTCGTTCCAAATGGTAATTCCTGCGGTCGCTATCTCAACGCTACTGGGTGCATTCAATGGTTATGTAGTCACTAAGTGGCAGTTCCGTGGCTCAAACCTGTTCTTTAGTTTGCTGCTATTCGGTTGCTTCATTCCATTCCAAGTGGTGTTGTTACCTATGGCGACCGTACTGGGCAAGATGGGTTTAGCAAACACCACTGTTGGTCTGGTACTTGTGCACGTTATCTACGGCATGGCGTTTACGACGCTGTTCTTCCGTAACTTTTATATCTCGATTCCTGATGAATTGATCAAAGCGGCAAAACTGGATGGTGCAGGATTCTTCACCATTTTCTTCAAGATCTTATTACCGATCTCAACACCGATCATCATGGTGACGGTGATCTGGCAGTTCACTGCAATCTGGAACGATTTCTTGTTCGGGGTGGTGTACTCAGGCTCAGAGACTCAACCAATCACCGTAGCATTAAACAACTTAGTCAACACCAGCACAGGCGTTAAAGAGTACAACGTCGATATGGCTGCAGCGATCATCGCCGCACTGCCAACATTGTTGGTGTATGTCTTCGCAGGAAAATACTTTGTTCGTGGCTTAACGGCAGGATCAGTAAAAGGATAA
- a CDS encoding TRAP transporter large permease has product MAMLFLFLMVIAFMLVGVPIAISLGLSSILFLLMHSDASLASVAQTLFNAFAGHYTLLAIPFFILASSFMSTGGVAKRIIRFAIAMVGWFRGGLAMASVVACMMFAALSGSSPATVVAIGSIVIAGMIKNGYSKEFAAGVICNAGTLGILIPPSIVMVVYAAATDVSVGRMFLGGVIPGLLAGVMLMIAIYIAARIKKIPAQPFVGWGEMFAAAKDASWGLLLIVIILGGIYGGIFTPTEAAAVAAVYAFFIANFIYKDMGPFADKSNTKPALVKVFQTFFHKDTKDTLYDAGKLTIMLLFIIANALILKHVLTEERIPQMITESMLSAGLGPITFLIVVNVLLLIGGQFMEPSGLLIIVAPLVFPIAIALGIDPIHLGIMMVVNMEIGMITPPVGLNLFVTAGVAKMSMMNVVKAALPWVGVMFLFLIIVTYVPWVSTWLPTTLMGPEIITK; this is encoded by the coding sequence ATGGCAATGTTATTTCTATTTTTGATGGTAATTGCTTTTATGTTGGTCGGTGTGCCAATTGCGATTTCCTTAGGTTTATCAAGCATCCTGTTTTTGTTGATGCATTCAGATGCGTCATTGGCATCGGTCGCACAAACTCTGTTTAACGCCTTTGCTGGCCACTACACATTGTTAGCGATTCCTTTCTTTATCTTGGCCTCGAGCTTTATGTCTACTGGTGGCGTAGCGAAACGAATTATTCGTTTCGCGATCGCGATGGTTGGCTGGTTCCGCGGTGGCTTGGCGATGGCGTCGGTTGTGGCATGTATGATGTTCGCAGCGTTGTCTGGCTCTTCACCTGCGACGGTAGTGGCGATCGGTAGTATCGTTATCGCAGGTATGATCAAAAACGGTTATTCGAAAGAGTTTGCTGCAGGGGTTATCTGTAATGCAGGTACTTTGGGTATTTTGATCCCGCCATCGATCGTAATGGTGGTATACGCGGCGGCAACCGATGTATCGGTAGGTCGTATGTTCCTTGGTGGCGTGATCCCGGGTTTGTTGGCTGGTGTGATGTTGATGATCGCTATCTACATTGCAGCACGTATTAAGAAGATTCCAGCGCAACCATTTGTGGGTTGGGGTGAGATGTTCGCAGCCGCTAAAGACGCAAGCTGGGGGTTGCTACTGATCGTCATCATTCTTGGTGGTATCTACGGTGGTATCTTTACCCCGACAGAAGCAGCAGCAGTAGCGGCGGTATATGCCTTTTTTATTGCCAACTTTATCTATAAAGACATGGGGCCGTTTGCGGATAAGAGCAACACCAAGCCAGCGCTGGTTAAAGTGTTCCAAACCTTCTTTCATAAAGACACCAAAGACACACTCTATGATGCGGGTAAGCTGACGATCATGCTGCTGTTTATCATTGCTAATGCTCTGATTTTGAAGCACGTGCTGACAGAAGAACGTATTCCTCAGATGATTACCGAATCTATGCTATCGGCGGGCTTAGGGCCGATCACCTTCTTGATTGTGGTGAACGTACTGCTCTTGATTGGTGGTCAGTTCATGGAGCCATCAGGCCTTCTGATCATCGTTGCTCCGCTAGTATTCCCAATTGCTATAGCACTCGGTATTGACCCAATTCACCTTGGTATCATGATGGTGGTGAACATGGAAATAGGGATGATAACACCGCCTGTTGGGCTTAACCTATTTGTGACCGCGGGTGTCGCCAAGATGTCGATGATGAATGTGGTCAAAGCGGCGCTGCCTTGGGTTGGCGTAATGTTCCTGTTCTTGATAATCGTAACTTACGTGCCTTGGGTATCGACATGGTTACCAACCACCTTGATGGGACCGGAAATAATCACTAAGTAG
- a CDS encoding ABC transporter ATP-binding protein, with protein sequence MATLDLKQIRKTYRNADNETLKGIDISIDSGEFLILVGPSGCGKSTLMNTIAGLENISSGEIVIDGVDVAQVEPKDRDIAMVFQSYALYPNMTVRGNIAFGLKIRKMPKDEIDAEVNRVAEMLQIEQLLDRKPSQLSGGQRQRVAMGRALARRPKLYLFDEPLSNLDAKLRVEMRHQIKRLHQKLNTTIVYVTHDQIEAMTLADRIAVMKDGELQQLGTPQEIYTKPSNMFVAGFMGSPSMNFIKTMVDLDEEQNPIIKVIGTADQEHHIRLPQSMREQDGKEVVIGLRPEHITEQQGDDLSATTKLDLQLEVLEPTGPDTIAMVKVNDQEVACRLSPEFEVSVGQMAPLHFDLSKAVFFDAQTEARIDF encoded by the coding sequence ATGGCAACATTAGATTTAAAACAGATCCGTAAAACCTATCGCAACGCGGACAACGAAACGTTAAAGGGCATCGACATCAGTATCGATTCGGGGGAATTTTTGATACTTGTCGGCCCTTCGGGGTGTGGAAAATCCACCCTAATGAATACCATTGCTGGGCTAGAAAACATTAGCTCGGGTGAGATAGTGATTGATGGTGTCGACGTGGCTCAGGTTGAACCTAAAGACCGCGACATCGCGATGGTGTTCCAATCCTATGCGCTATATCCAAACATGACGGTACGCGGCAACATCGCCTTCGGCTTGAAGATCCGCAAGATGCCGAAGGACGAGATCGATGCTGAAGTGAATCGCGTCGCTGAAATGTTGCAAATCGAACAACTGCTTGATCGTAAACCATCGCAGCTATCGGGTGGTCAGCGTCAGCGCGTAGCGATGGGACGAGCACTGGCGCGTCGTCCTAAGCTGTACTTGTTTGATGAGCCGCTTTCTAACTTGGATGCCAAGCTGCGTGTGGAAATGCGCCACCAGATTAAGCGCCTTCATCAAAAGCTCAACACTACGATTGTTTATGTAACCCATGACCAAATCGAGGCAATGACGCTGGCTGATCGTATCGCAGTAATGAAAGATGGTGAGCTGCAACAGTTAGGCACACCACAAGAGATCTACACTAAGCCAAGCAACATGTTTGTGGCAGGCTTTATGGGGTCACCATCGATGAACTTTATCAAGACTATGGTGGATCTCGACGAAGAGCAGAACCCGATAATCAAGGTTATTGGTACGGCTGATCAGGAGCACCATATTCGTCTGCCACAAAGCATGCGTGAACAAGACGGCAAAGAAGTTGTGATTGGCCTGCGTCCAGAGCACATTACTGAGCAGCAAGGCGATGATCTGTCTGCAACCACTAAACTGGATTTGCAATTGGAAGTGCTAGAACCGACAGGGCCAGATACGATTGCGATGGTTAAGGTGAACGACCAAGAAGTGGCGTGTCGCTTATCGCCGGAATTTGAAGTGTCGGTAGGGCAGATGGCACCGCTGCATTTTGACTTATCAAAGGCGGTATTCTTTGATGCGCAGACCGAAGCGAGAATTGATTTCTAG
- a CDS encoding carbohydrate ABC transporter permease: MEHVLTESTPKPTRSQPAPKPSFADRLQHWLPKIVLAPTALVTVVCIYGYIFWTAALSFTNSRFLPSFNFVGFTQYEKLMENDRWITSITNLGVFGILFMVIAIVLGIGLAILLDQNIRQEGAIRTIYLYPMALSFIVTGTAWKWILNPGLGIEKLMQDWGFTDFKFDWLVDSEMAVYTLVIAALWQSSGFVMAMFLAGLRGIDSSIIKAAQIDGASLPTIYLKIILPCLRPVVFSAVIITSHIAIKSFDLVTAMTAGGPGYSSDLPALFMYAHSFTRGQIGLGAASAMMMLAGILAILVPYLYSELREKKS; this comes from the coding sequence ATGGAGCATGTTTTGACTGAGTCGACTCCAAAACCGACAAGGAGCCAGCCTGCACCAAAGCCCAGTTTTGCTGACAGGTTACAACATTGGTTACCTAAGATTGTGTTGGCACCGACCGCGTTGGTGACCGTGGTATGTATCTACGGCTACATATTCTGGACGGCAGCGCTGTCGTTTACTAATTCTCGATTTCTACCGAGCTTCAATTTTGTTGGCTTTACTCAATATGAAAAGCTGATGGAGAACGATCGCTGGATCACCTCAATCACCAACCTCGGTGTGTTCGGGATCCTATTCATGGTGATTGCTATCGTCTTGGGTATCGGTTTGGCGATTTTGCTTGACCAAAACATCCGTCAAGAAGGCGCGATTCGTACCATCTATTTATATCCAATGGCGCTGTCATTCATCGTGACGGGTACCGCTTGGAAGTGGATTTTGAATCCGGGCCTAGGCATTGAGAAATTGATGCAAGATTGGGGCTTTACCGACTTTAAATTTGACTGGTTGGTCGACTCTGAAATGGCGGTCTACACCTTAGTGATTGCCGCGCTTTGGCAGTCGTCAGGCTTTGTGATGGCGATGTTCTTAGCTGGCCTGCGTGGTATCGATTCCTCCATCATTAAAGCCGCACAAATTGATGGGGCAAGCTTACCCACTATTTATCTCAAAATCATTTTACCTTGCTTGCGACCTGTGGTTTTCAGCGCGGTGATCATAACTTCTCACATTGCGATTAAGAGCTTCGACCTTGTGACGGCGATGACAGCAGGTGGACCAGGGTATTCCTCGGATCTTCCGGCGCTATTTATGTATGCACACTCATTTACACGTGGACAAATCGGCCTAGGTGCTGCCAGTGCCATGATGATGCTGGCCGGTATTTTAGCGATTCTGGTGCCTTATCTTTACTCAGAGCTTAGGGAGAAAAAGTCATGA
- the hflX gene encoding GTPase HflX: protein MKLTAKPSASNALLISITTPDFKGDEAKESLAELARLVTTLGFKVVGTQSQHHSSTQRQNVLGAGKLAEIAHLTGYQGSIQEVEDEDFIDESFDFHAGIDELDFDDLPSEEVEFGTADVVVFDCDLSPSQLRNVEAHLGVEVFDRTGIIIEIFSRHARTRTARLQVEIARLNYLVPRLRETADGDKERQMGQGAGETSLELDRRKVRDQIAALKRELVSVQDEMKNRRTQRSELFTVALVGYTNAGKSSMMRAMTATEVSGEDKLFATLDTTVRALQPITQPRILVSDTVGFIKKLPHDLVASFHSTLAEAHDASLLLYVVDASDVSFRAQLDVVHEVLAQVGVEGSEKLLVLNKCDRLSEEQQLALMDEFPDAMLTSTRDPLDITKLHKYIVGVAEQGMIEEEITIPYSGQGIIGEIRSNMSVVKEEYDYECIKLTVRSSAIDLARLKKRMQNL from the coding sequence ATGAAACTAACAGCAAAACCCTCCGCTAGTAACGCTCTACTTATCTCTATTACGACACCTGATTTTAAAGGTGACGAAGCAAAAGAGTCTCTTGCTGAACTTGCTCGATTAGTGACAACCCTAGGGTTTAAAGTGGTCGGTACTCAGTCACAACACCACAGTTCAACCCAACGACAAAACGTATTGGGTGCCGGTAAGCTTGCAGAAATTGCTCACCTAACCGGTTACCAAGGTTCGATTCAAGAAGTGGAAGACGAAGACTTCATTGATGAGTCTTTTGATTTTCATGCTGGTATTGATGAACTCGATTTTGATGACCTGCCATCTGAAGAGGTGGAGTTTGGTACTGCTGATGTTGTGGTATTTGACTGTGATTTGAGCCCATCTCAACTACGCAATGTTGAGGCTCACTTAGGTGTCGAAGTGTTTGACCGCACCGGTATCATCATCGAAATTTTCAGTCGCCACGCTCGCACTCGTACCGCACGTCTGCAAGTAGAAATTGCTCGTCTAAATTACTTAGTACCTCGACTTCGTGAAACAGCCGACGGTGACAAAGAACGTCAAATGGGTCAGGGTGCTGGTGAAACCTCACTAGAGCTTGACCGTCGTAAAGTTCGAGACCAAATTGCTGCGCTTAAGCGTGAGCTGGTAAGTGTACAAGATGAAATGAAGAACCGACGCACACAGCGTTCGGAACTTTTCACTGTTGCTCTGGTTGGTTACACCAACGCGGGTAAATCTTCTATGATGCGTGCAATGACCGCAACCGAAGTGAGTGGTGAAGACAAGCTGTTCGCAACCCTAGATACCACAGTTCGTGCACTTCAGCCGATCACTCAGCCGCGTATTCTAGTGTCAGATACGGTTGGTTTTATCAAGAAGCTGCCACATGATCTGGTTGCTTCATTCCACTCAACGCTTGCAGAAGCACACGACGCGTCACTACTGCTTTATGTGGTTGATGCTTCTGACGTTTCATTCCGCGCACAGCTTGATGTGGTACATGAAGTATTAGCGCAAGTGGGTGTTGAAGGCAGTGAAAAACTCTTGGTACTCAACAAGTGCGATAGATTGAGTGAAGAGCAGCAGCTTGCGTTGATGGACGAATTCCCTGATGCAATGCTGACCTCGACTCGTGACCCGCTCGATATCACTAAACTGCACAAGTACATCGTGGGTGTGGCTGAGCAAGGAATGATCGAAGAAGAGATTACGATTCCTTATTCTGGACAAGGCATCATCGGTGAGATCCGCTCTAATATGAGTGTGGTGAAGGAAGAGTACGACTACGAGTGCATTAAGCTGACAGTACGCTCAAGTGCTATTGATTTAGCAAGACTTAAAAAGCGTATGCAGAACTTGTAA
- a CDS encoding sigma-54-dependent transcriptional regulator, whose translation MCHVYFIDDESELRIANEQSFELADIDAEFFPDAESALLAIQENGLPHVIITDICLPGISGHDLLNTVMHKDKEIPVIMITGHGDISMAVQAIQDGAYDFIEKPFANERLIETTKRAIEKRQLTLENLELKRSLKASKTLGPRIIGDTQSMTELRSVITHVADTNADILLFGETGTGKELVARSLHEQSSRREQNFVAVNCGAVPENLIESELYGHEKGAFTGAESKRVGKFEFAQGGTLFLDEIESMPMQAQIRLLRVLQERVIERVGSNGLVPLDIRVIAATKVDLKKAAEEGTFRQDLYYRLNVVTLDLPPLRSRQEDIPALFHHFLLVAAARYGKTAPALPQSELHALLAHDWPGNVRELRNTAERFVLLGKLSHLSDNANTTAKEMSLAELVSEFEKNTLKQVLIECNGSIKETMERLQLPRKTLYDKMQKHQLSKESFKVESN comes from the coding sequence ATGTGTCACGTCTATTTCATTGATGATGAATCCGAACTAAGAATAGCGAATGAGCAGAGCTTTGAGCTCGCGGATATTGACGCCGAATTCTTTCCCGATGCGGAATCAGCTTTGCTCGCGATTCAAGAGAACGGGTTACCTCATGTGATCATTACCGATATCTGTCTACCCGGTATCTCTGGCCATGACTTGCTCAACACTGTCATGCATAAAGACAAAGAGATTCCCGTCATCATGATCACAGGGCATGGTGACATCTCGATGGCAGTGCAAGCGATTCAAGACGGCGCCTACGATTTTATCGAGAAGCCTTTTGCCAATGAGCGCTTAATCGAGACCACCAAACGCGCCATTGAAAAGCGCCAGCTGACCTTGGAAAACCTTGAACTCAAACGCTCACTCAAAGCCAGTAAAACCCTTGGACCAAGAATCATTGGTGATACTCAGTCCATGACTGAGCTTCGCTCTGTGATTACCCATGTCGCTGACACCAACGCCGATATCTTGTTATTTGGAGAGACAGGCACAGGTAAAGAGCTGGTCGCGCGCTCCCTGCATGAGCAAAGCAGCCGCAGAGAACAAAACTTTGTCGCTGTAAACTGTGGTGCCGTTCCTGAAAACCTAATTGAGAGTGAGCTCTACGGCCATGAAAAAGGCGCATTCACAGGTGCAGAGAGTAAACGCGTGGGTAAGTTTGAGTTTGCTCAGGGCGGAACCCTATTCTTGGATGAAATAGAATCTATGCCGATGCAAGCACAGATACGCCTACTACGTGTGTTGCAAGAACGCGTTATCGAAAGGGTGGGCTCAAACGGTTTGGTACCTCTGGATATCCGCGTCATTGCGGCCACTAAAGTCGACCTAAAGAAGGCTGCTGAAGAAGGCACTTTCCGCCAGGATCTCTATTATCGACTTAACGTTGTGACCTTAGATTTGCCACCATTAAGAAGCAGACAAGAAGACATCCCTGCCCTGTTCCATCATTTCTTGTTGGTCGCTGCCGCTCGCTATGGCAAAACCGCCCCTGCTCTACCACAAAGTGAATTACACGCCCTTTTAGCGCATGATTGGCCGGGAAATGTGCGTGAATTACGTAATACTGCAGAACGTTTTGTCCTTTTAGGTAAGCTTTCTCACCTATCAGACAACGCTAATACAACCGCCAAAGAAATGTCTTTGGCCGAGTTAGTATCAGAATTTGAAAAAAACACGTTAAAGCAAGTGCTTATCGAATGTAACGGTAGTATCAAAGAGACAATGGAAAGGCTGCAGCTACCAAGAAAAACCCTCTACGATAAGATGCAAAAACATCAGCTATCTAAAGAGTCATTTAAGGTAGAATCAAACTAA
- a CDS encoding TRAP transporter small permease, with product MEQSQMEQSLFSKVGRVTDLIEESLIAFFLGAMTLLTFANVVFRYAFNDNILWALELTVFMFAWMVLVGASYGVKKHFHIGVDVIINLAPEKLRKVYALIAVTSCLAFSILLLIGSWNYWYPFATDRAWYETDDIPMPEMLQFLADWLNEGERYEKLPRFIPYMALPIGMALLTFRFIQVAYQVVTGKLDRMIAGHEAEEELDALKADVLAGSDEDATAVLDSTTNNKTSASGTKPNGKED from the coding sequence ATGGAACAGTCTCAAATGGAACAGTCTTTATTTTCCAAAGTCGGAAGAGTCACCGATTTAATTGAAGAGTCTTTAATAGCCTTCTTTCTGGGGGCAATGACCCTACTAACTTTTGCGAACGTGGTCTTTCGATACGCGTTCAATGACAACATTTTATGGGCATTGGAACTGACGGTATTCATGTTTGCATGGATGGTACTGGTTGGCGCTTCTTACGGCGTTAAAAAACACTTTCACATTGGTGTTGATGTCATCATCAACCTTGCCCCTGAAAAGCTACGCAAAGTGTACGCGTTAATTGCCGTCACTAGCTGTCTTGCCTTTTCAATCTTACTTCTCATCGGTTCATGGAATTATTGGTACCCATTCGCGACTGATCGCGCATGGTATGAAACCGATGATATCCCAATGCCAGAGATGCTGCAGTTCTTAGCTGACTGGCTGAATGAAGGTGAGCGATACGAGAAACTACCACGCTTTATCCCTTACATGGCGTTGCCGATTGGTATGGCATTACTAACGTTCCGATTCATTCAAGTTGCTTACCAAGTTGTGACGGGCAAACTCGACCGCATGATTGCAGGTCATGAAGCCGAAGAAGAGTTGGATGCGTTGAAAGCGGATGTACTTGCGGGTTCTGACGAAGACGCGACTGCAGTATTGGATTCGACTACGAACAACAAGACCAGCGCGTCGGGTACAAAGCCTAACGGTAAGGAAGACTAA
- a CDS encoding TRAP transporter substrate-binding protein, translated as MFKPLTLLSVSALALTSFNAAANCDPGEIVIKFSHVTNTDKHPKGIAASLLEERVNTEMNGKACMQVFPNSTLYDDNKVLEALLNGDVQMAAPSLSKFEKFTKKYRIFDLPFLFEDVEAVDRFQNSESGEKLKNAMKRRGLQGLAFWHNGMKQMSANKPLISPEDAEGLKFRVQASDVLVAQFEQLGANPQKMSFKEVYGGLQTKVIDGQENTWSNIYGKKFFEVQDGVTETNHGILDYLVVTSNDFWKDLPEDVRTQLGTIVQEVSETRNAESSKVNLANKNNIIEAGGEVRTLTPEQRQAWVTALQPVWKKFEKDIGSDLIDAALASNQ; from the coding sequence ATGTTTAAGCCTCTTACCCTGCTGTCTGTATCTGCTCTGGCACTCACCAGTTTTAATGCTGCTGCAAACTGTGACCCAGGTGAAATCGTGATTAAATTCAGTCATGTAACTAACACGGATAAGCACCCGAAAGGCATCGCTGCTTCTCTACTTGAAGAGCGAGTAAACACGGAAATGAATGGTAAAGCTTGTATGCAAGTTTTCCCTAACTCGACGCTTTACGATGATAACAAGGTACTGGAAGCCCTGTTAAATGGTGATGTTCAAATGGCGGCACCTTCGTTGTCTAAATTTGAGAAGTTCACTAAGAAATACCGCATTTTCGACCTTCCGTTCCTGTTTGAAGATGTAGAAGCCGTTGACCGTTTCCAAAACTCAGAATCTGGTGAAAAGCTGAAGAACGCAATGAAGCGTCGTGGTCTTCAAGGTTTGGCATTCTGGCACAATGGCATGAAGCAGATGTCTGCAAACAAACCGCTTATCAGCCCAGAAGATGCAGAAGGCTTGAAGTTCCGTGTTCAAGCATCTGACGTATTGGTAGCTCAGTTTGAGCAGTTAGGTGCTAACCCTCAGAAAATGTCGTTCAAAGAAGTATATGGCGGCCTGCAAACTAAGGTTATCGATGGTCAAGAGAACACTTGGTCAAACATCTACGGTAAGAAGTTCTTCGAAGTACAAGACGGCGTGACTGAAACCAATCACGGCATTTTGGATTACCTAGTGGTAACGTCAAACGACTTCTGGAAAGACCTACCTGAAGATGTACGTACACAGCTTGGCACCATCGTCCAAGAAGTCTCTGAAACTCGTAACGCTGAATCTTCAAAAGTTAACCTAGCGAACAAAAACAACATCATCGAAGCTGGTGGTGAGGTTCGTACGTTGACGCCTGAACAGCGTCAAGCATGGGTAACAGCACTTCAACCAGTATGGAAGAAGTTTGAAAAAGACATCGGTTCAGATCTTATCGATGCAGCATTAGCTTCAAACCAATAA